In one Diabrotica virgifera virgifera chromosome 7, PGI_DIABVI_V3a genomic region, the following are encoded:
- the LOC126888315 gene encoding uncharacterized protein LOC126888315, translated as MNVPSLTDLSIKKICETTVSASYFIEQSPLPWTLTKIILKKFPLYKWETMISSAKNDPIPSYKGIEFIACSKHIPSHLRNVVLGKSDWGSIFEDEHSSYCVWANGYYLKQHRLNVCKSCFFAFKNAHETLNKFLLVRYDHTHEVYDADDIVECVYQQPYYWCNSCFTQVLFDLKDYESCVNALHEMPRNNRFDDSEPEV; from the coding sequence atgaaTGTTCCATCATTGACCGACCTGTCTATCAAAAAAATCTGTGAAACAACAGTATCAGCATCATATTTCATCGAGCAGTCCCCCTTGCCGTGgacattaacaaaaataatattaaaaaaatttcctttatATAAATGGGAAACGATGATAAGCAGTGCTAAAAATGATCCTATTCCTTCATATAAAGGAATAGAATTTATTGCTTGCTCTAAACACATACCGTCACATTTAAGAAATGTCGTATTAGGAAAGTCAGATTGGGGGAGTATATTTGAAGATGAACACTCCAGTTATTGTGTATGGGCTAATGGATATTATCTTAAGCAGCATCGCCTAAACGTATGTAAATCATGTTTTTTTGCATTCAAAAATGCTCATGAGACCTTAAATAAATTTTTACTGGTGCGTTACGACCATACTCACGAAGTTTATGATGCTGATGATATCGTTGAATGCGTATATCAGCAACCATATTATTGGTGCAATAGTTGCTTTACTCAAGTTTTATTCGATTTAAAAGATTACGAGTCTTGCGTTAATGCATTACATGAAATGCCTAGAAATAACAGGTTTGATGATTCTGAACCAGAAGTCTGA